In the Hermetia illucens chromosome 1, iHerIll2.2.curated.20191125, whole genome shotgun sequence genome, TGTATCGTAGGGCTGAATCAATTCTTAACTGCGATCTATTATGGTTCTcttcttttcttgttttcttcgccATTCTTGCTACCTAAGCTGTTAATGAATAGCTTTTAGTTCCGTCACAATCTGGTTCCAAGAATCcacgatattttcgggtgttaagcgcctgtctacGGCCGCCACCAATCTTGTTTGGTGTGCGGTAAACCTGAGGCAATCAAATCCGACATCTTCCGCGGTCAGCattgtgattcgtcgtgacaaAATCGAcatcctccatgtccacttaagaactaTGTTAGCTCGTAGTTTAATTCTCCGTCGCTTCTTTCAATCCGTCTTTGAATGTCCGGAATTATGCGGTGGGTCCAACGACTACTTTGTACCTCGTTCCACCTCTTTTGCCATTCTGTGATGGAtacccgccgtgctagttgccgttgAAATATGCTAAACTCCCCGATGCGCCATTCTTAGTTTTccacagtttgatttgttttcgagAATAGTTTCCCAAACTAGAACTGCGCAGAATAGCACGGAACTAACACagctacccttgaaataagacgacgtcgactttggcTTGGTCCATCAATGTTCGGTAATATCCTCTCGATCTTTACAGCGAttgaagacgctttagttgtaGCGCATTCAAACTGTTTTTTAAACCTAAGCCTTTTGACTACATTGTTTGTTCGCCAACTTCAATTTTCACGGTTGTgctctttcttcttttgctgataagtactacttccctTTTACGTTCAGCAGGGAATTGATCCccaatatcgcttcatttgcgtagatgTCGACCTCATCTGAGAGTTTTGCAACTACAATTATCCCGAAATCAGCAGCAAAGCTGATGCTGTTAGGAAAGCGTAACGTCAATACTTCATTGAACATAATTATACACAATAAGGGAAAGTAAGGGACACACCCCGCACCTTATTGCGAATAATTTCAGCCCgccgtccgagtcgcaatacaACTTTCTCCCAAGTAAAAATTCAACAACGATGCGGACAATGTACTTGAGGGCCTGTAGTTTGGCTAGAACCTCCGAAATTtttgtccactttgcagtgttgaacgcACTTTTATATCGAGAGTCGCCACTGGgtagcatttgtcatcttgtattgtagCCGGAACCTGACTTCTAAATGAGTATGAATTTTTGTAGCTTCGATTGCTCGGGGAGTTCTCCTTATCTAAGGCATGGCGTGAAAACTTGGACAAACATACCTGAGGCTGTTCTGATGGTTATTTTTGGGGCAATATTGGGAAGCAATTGGTAgtcctggggtcttattttcaataaatctcTTCGCTGCGCCTAGAActtcctcatttaccactaccagaacttcgtcggggtttacatgtaCTGCAGGACTCGTACTCGTAAGACTCGTACAGTTCACATATGCTGCGAACAGAATGTTCACTATATTTTGCAACAAttcaagtaatcggtggggaccgcttgcctttcagtgatgacatcaccaacCTGTATGCGCACCCCATGGaacagagtcagcttcagtacacattcgCTTGAAATGTTCTGAATTCAGGTCGATTTCCTCTGTGCTGGGAGGATTAGCTTTgaagcagtttttccgacatttctcgatttcagaattccactgaaaattgaaatttcgtcttcggaaaacGCTATGACGAGGCATGGCacgcccgctgcaatttttccgcgatctGTAAAACAATTGTTTATCCGCTTCCTGATAATGATGTGTCTTCaaaaagtacctccttgaacatttcttggtCAAATttgttacccagctcatcgttattcggtttgataatataatataattccaTGCGCATATAATTCCTATGCGAAGTTTCGAAGATGAccgcctgatggtcgctgtgtATGTACTTCTCgctgacatgccactgcaagtctttgataggGGTGttactgacgaaagtgaggtcaaAAACTGATTGTAATTCTCACCTCCGAAATGTATTGACTCCCCCAGATTTCGCAAGTATCACATTCAAGCGCGGGAGTCTCTCTAGCAATAttcgcccccttgcatttgtttttctgctgctcCATTCTTCTGCGTATTGAAATTGCCGGCTATTACTTCGGGATTGTAGCGTCTTGCACCGAAGGATAGTTTCTTTAGCAATGAAATGATTTCCTCTAACGTGATATGTATATACCTTCTGTCTAGGCACTTGTAAATCCGTCCTTTTGCATTTTCTGTCGTTCGACTTCCGCAGCTTCATATCGCTGTCTTCCTGTTTTTGTCTATTGCCCATAcaccgctatgcagattttcatattgttcggaTACCATTGTTATATTGACATTGCTTTCGAATACGCTCTGGGgaagtaggtcttgggccgctcgacagtgattcagatttagttgcataaacttcatttgaatttatttatgaaCACTTTTCTGAACCCTGGCCATTTACtatgcaatgtgggcgctgtcgctatttttcatttcccTGCAGAACAAGCATTTAGGCATCCTGACGCAACCTTTCGCAAAGTGCCCCTGTTCTCTGAACTTGCGGCGCAGACTGGATCTGTCTTGCGAGCTAGTGCAGACTTTCGCTATGTTCATGAATTGCCAGTACTTAAAGTATTTATGCACTCGACTTTGTTCTCCTGTCCAACAGACCACCCATCTAATGCGTACTTTGCCTGCTGCAACCGCCTTTTTTGCTGTTTcgataggaagacttatcggcTAGACTATCACCGTACGCCTTCATAAGTTTTAGCACACTAGCCTCACTTACTGATTGTagtcctaattgagattgcaaggcttcacagatctgTAGCGACTTCATCCATATCCAAGCACGCAATCATCACGAAATCTCTGCTCATTTTGGTCGCCGCAGCCTCGCCTAGAGACATTTTTCTTCATAGGTCTTTACCTTCGTCTTCACTCGCTTTAAGTTTAAGtaacagatcacctttctgtGTACGTCTTATACGCATGATATTACCACTTAGTTCAGTCAGGGAGatatctgcttttactttacgAATGATCTCTGTGTATGACAGCTGGCTCTCCTTTAAAACCATTTCTTACTTTTCGGATGAGCCGATAAACTTCCGTCTCCTGACTTCCTAGGTTGCGCCGGCATTGGTTTTTCTTATTTGCGTTTTGATGTCCATTGAGAAGATCGTACTTCTTCGTTGAAGACTCTTTGTCGCTTACTGCGCATTTTTGAGATGACGTTTTCACCTCGGATACCTTCTTTGCCGAAGAGCTTCTTTGGAAGAAATAGATTTCGAGAAGATCAGTCACTTCAAGAACCcgtcctcagaaactactcaaggcaaataaatgaaaaaatatggtggtccatgcacagtggtgtctaggcctcaaaataccctccacaacgataccggtttaaataaagttaataatagtatattaacatactCAGCATATTTTTAGAGATTGTGTCCAAATTCCCGCGTTCATGtgggttcactttatatgaacaTGACGTCATATAGTATCTACACGgcttagattgcgataaattcacgtcaaATACACAATTCTGGCCTTCTAAAACTTTCGTAATAGTGGTTCGTTGTTTTTTCAAACATtccaaaattgtgcattatattattacttatcgTGGTACCGGATGTACCGCTAGGGAGTAAGTCAACTAAATTCCATAAAATatggtatactattattaactttttgaaTGTATGCTAAGGTCCAGGTTTCGTACAGCTACACCATCGCGATCTTTTTCAgagtttttggttggataggttctgagaacgacacctgttacactttttggggcacactttTGAGCCTATGTTTCCCCCTGTATCATTGAgtcctttcagttgataccccacCTGACCATTTTTATCGTCTGTGGTAGGACTTATTGGCAAACTTCAAGTTCATCGCGATTATCAATTGGTACAGAGAGGTTACTTTTCAACATAACATATACGTATATTCCGAATTTTGACTTTTGTAGTGTGCATCATATGTTTAATTAGATCCTTGATTTGTTGTCGACAAATGTACCACTAAATTCAATTTATTCACTGATCTGTGGGTTATCGAGAGATAACAGACTGCAATCACTCGCCCTCAActtgatttggaaaaaaccGTTTAAAACTCAGTTTGAATTCATTATTCGTGATGCAATCTTCCTCTTAGTGCATTGTGAGGGTGCAGGTTGGCAGAAATTAGCCAAAAAAATCTTAAGTTTCTGATTAGTTTGTAAACGAAGCAGAATGGAACGGTGGCAAAATAAAGTGGCTGTAGTGACAGGAGCTAGTGTCGGTATTGGAGCAGCAATCGCAGTAGATTTAGTAAAAAATGGTTTCATTGTGATCGCGCTAGCTCGACGTAAGGAACGCCTTAAGGAAAATCAAAAAGCActtccggaaagtctacaatcTCGGTACCATCCCAAGCAATGTGATGTCACCAGTGAAGATCAAGTGAAAGATACCTTTGCCTGGATAGAGACTACGTTCGGGGGAACCAATGTTCTTGTTAACAATGCCGGGGTTCTTTCTTTGGGAGCGGAACTATCAGGTACAGATAATACTCGGGCTATTCGAAACACCGTGGAGACGAATATTATGGGTGCTGTCTATTGTGTCCGGGAGGCGTTCAATTCGATGAGAAAGTGCAATATCGATGGGCACGTTATAATTATGAATAGTATCGTTGGGCATGGTGTTCCCATCTCACCTGTTGGTGCGTTGAACATTTATCCTGCTTCCAAGTTTGCAGTGACGGCAATGGTCGAAACCTATCGCCAGGAATTTGCAAATGCTGGAACGAAAGTTAAAGTTACGGTAAGTGCTATCAACTTCAATATATTTAACGATTTCGTAGTGCATGTGGTGATAGGATTAACATATAATTTAAtctagaaaataaacaaaaaaatttaaagattcGAGAGAATTCATCGATTGTCGCAAATGTCAATTAGAGAGTCCTGAGAATTTAGTGAAGTTACCACGCCTAGtcgtttgtaaaaaaaaatcctttgctTCTATTACTCATACACATGCACAACAAAAGCAAACATAATAATCTGGTCGCACTTTAACTTCTAATTCCAGAGTATCAGTCCTGGGTTAGTCTTAACCGAAATAATGCCGAACatggaaaatttcgaagaaCCACTTTTGAATCCTGAAGATGTATCTAATGCCGTGCTGTATGTATTGAGCACGCCGCCTCATGTCCAGGTAAAAAAGAATTCTCGATGAACTGCAGCAATAAAAAGGAGTTTTTTTACAGGTTCATGAATTAACTATAAAACACATCGAAGAGAAAGTGTGAGCAATGAGTTAGTATTTGAGCAGTACGTAtactatatacatacatgtgtttgaaataataaaaaacattgttgtttctttttcgttggtgtaaatatttattcttgcaaacaccgatatttcgggaaccacttgttcccttcatcaatgctagcaagtctggttcccgaaatatcagtatttacGCCAACGAAAaacaaacaagttttttattatttcaaatagttaATCATTGGAGACACCGCATAAATAcactgagataaatatatgtgTACATGTTAAAATGTTCTAGTTTGAACTTTttaaaaacgtgttctgcatttcaAATGTAGTTcttactacttttctttttaaaaaaatatcttacCAAGTGTAAATTATGATAATGGTAATAAATCGATTGTAAGAAAATCGAGTTTGAAGCCAAACGTTGTGTAttagtatcttttttttctagTCTACAATTCGTCAATGgaaagaaaactgaaaaaacAAACTCACTAATCTAATTCCGGTATTTTTGCAGGCTCagttttttcggttagataattcttcttccttttcttcagcctttgtcccgttcacaaacgaggtcggcttgtcgtgatccgtttcgccattttgttttatctaaagcctgatctggatgcaatagcGAGGCTTTCAGATCCTCATCTATCGTATCAAGTCAagagttttcagaagcaaaGTGGTAGCAAAGGGTAGACTCCTCAGGATCGCGGTAGGTGACCGATCCCTCGAAGCAATCAAACGTCAAAGTTGCCTCAAAGAAGACGTCGGGTGGAAAACCTACCGAGATCCCCAAACGCATCGCggaggccatagaggcggagaggactgaatcagacagaagctggacgacgtAGGTCTAGATCTTTTAGGGCCTATGGTGAACAGCAACGACCAGGAAAGCGTCACGTTGGTCGAGGAGGATGATACTCCGCCAGTGGAGCAGAGCACCAAATTTTAATGGAGTCAATAGCTACCCCTAAGATAGCCCAGGTCACCTCCAATacgcaaaagctgcatcttcAGTAATTACATGGGCAAGTTTCAagaataacattggaatagtgctggctcaagaaccctAGGTGCATTGGAGacagattcgtggtctgcaaggcAGAAGTATGCAAATTTCCTGACCGGAGAACAGCTATCCAACTCTCCCTGGAAGCCGGGGGGGAGAAATTGAGAGGCAATCTTAAGATTGCTTCTTAAGAGACGACATCCGGAGCCGACCGGAGCTTGTCGCCAGACTAATGAAGCACTGTCATAGGTGGGcactaccacttctcctcggctacgaTGCTAACgctcaccacgaagtctggggaagcagcgacattaatAGAAGAGGCGAGTTAACAATATATAAGGGCACACTCCAACATTCGTTGTCAGCACAAGACAAAAGGTACTTGACATAACCCTAGGGAATACTCTGATAAGCAGGCTGGTTAGGAATGATGAAGTGTATCGGATTAACCATTTACGTCGGATAATAGAATAATTAGATTTGTCATTGAACtcagaaataaaaaaagtaataaggaatcccagtaAAACGGATTAGGACTCCTAAGCAGTACATCTGAGCAGCAACATATCTCACCTACAAAGGAGCGGTGATATCAGGAACGAACTAGAACTAGAAATAGTGGTGGAAGACACCAACCAAGTTGTTATTGGCGTATATGAGCCCAGTtgcccggctaagacagttaagccaTCAAGAGATGCACCTTGGTGGAACAGAACCCTAGCGAGAATGAGAAAGAATttccgaaaactcttcaaccgggcagaGCAAACCAGGGACTGGCCGAGGTGCAAAAATGCAATGACTGCGTACGGCAATGCGAAGAACTTCAGGAAATTCTATAAAGGGATCtagcaaaccacagaagcaatcACGTTATACAAAGCTATAAAAACATggaaatatcttctgtctgtctgaagacgGAGGATGGAACATTTATCGCAAATGGAGAGGATAGTGAATGTCCGGttctcaaaattaattttccggGATCCTACACAAGGGCGGAAAGCGAGAACCTgagcctgacaccccaacaacgaacaaaatGGTAAAAAAGGAGAACTCAAACCTAGCAaaaaggtatgctcagaagccaTGGTTAGGGGAtaagtgggaacctttaaactactgaaatcacccggcgTAGAGGAGATCTTCGCAGCATTACTCCAGAGAAGCCTAGAGGTcatgtacaaatttcttctaagGGTGGTAGGGGGAGGGGGCTTTGGATATATAGCAAAGGCAGGGAGGCGGGCAAAAGCTTCATCTCTATAcacggagcgcacgttccatgagaaaatgcgcaaatcgttatacctttgccgttgccgggttcgtcgttgtattatcagtCCAGTTCAAGgctcctgttatggcttcgtacaaagttgttttccatgtagggttatcagacctacccaaaccccaacctggaggacgagttggtacaattcgtcccgtttttaggcgcgggagacttgccttcacccttctccgtctgcagcttttcgtaaagaaagaacttccagcggtgaccacgtggaggtggagatagggttttgtaGTACAGCTGTTAGTGTTtgatcagcaggcgtttcccaggttttaagctccatcgtgggtaccaatccacgtttcgccctgggacctatactacctataCCACTAAATATTCATAACCCTAAAACATTAATGGCTAATACCTGTTAGCTTgcaacatttgtcccattagaatctAGCACATAATACATGCTTATATTATGTGTGAATATTCCCTTCCTCGTGATGTTgacattgaaaattt is a window encoding:
- the LOC119661341 gene encoding farnesol dehydrogenase-like, whose amino-acid sequence is MERWQNKVAVVTGASVGIGAAIAVDLVKNGFIVIALARRKERLKENQKALPESLQSRYHPKQCDVTSEDQVKDTFAWIETTFGGTNVLVNNAGVLSLGAELSGTDNTRAIRNTVETNIMGAVYCVREAFNSMRKCNIDGHVIIMNSIVGHGVPISPVGALNIYPASKFAVTAMVETYRQEFANAGTKVKVTSISPGLVLTEIMPNMENFEEPLLNPEDVSNAVLYVLSTPPHVQVHELTIKHIEEKV